From Betaproteobacteria bacterium, one genomic window encodes:
- a CDS encoding RnfH family protein, whose translation MKAESSFIHVEVAYARPGEQIVLSLRLPEGARIGDAIRGSGILERCPEIELEAASIGIFGRLAPLETPLRDRDRVEIYRPLVAHARDARRRRVAEKRAAAVDRGRTRR comes from the coding sequence ATGAAGGCGGAAAGCAGCTTCATCCACGTCGAAGTGGCCTATGCGCGCCCGGGCGAGCAGATCGTGCTGTCCCTGCGGCTGCCGGAGGGTGCACGGATAGGGGATGCCATTCGCGGCTCCGGCATCCTCGAACGATGCCCAGAGATCGAACTCGAAGCTGCCAGCATTGGAATATTCGGCCGGCTCGCGCCGCTGGAAACACCGCTGCGCGACCGCGACCGCGTGGAGATCTACCGGCCCCTGGTCGCGCACGCACGGGACGCGCGTCGCCGACGCGTGGCGGAAAAGCGGGCGGCGGCAGTCGACAGGGGGCGCACCCGTCGCTGA
- a CDS encoding type II toxin-antitoxin system RatA family toxin, giving the protein MALVEKTVLVPFTPSQMYDLVEQPERYPEFLPWCGKAHVDFRDGTTTRATLQINYHGVKQSFSTENANDRPHVIDIRLVSGPFRRLHGTWRFLPLGDAACKIDFRLEYEFSSKVLEKLVGPVFSHIANTFVDAFTRRAEQIYPG; this is encoded by the coding sequence ATGGCCCTAGTCGAGAAAACGGTCCTCGTGCCGTTCACGCCGTCGCAGATGTACGACCTCGTGGAGCAGCCGGAGCGCTACCCCGAGTTCCTGCCGTGGTGCGGCAAGGCGCACGTCGACTTCCGGGACGGCACGACCACACGCGCCACGCTCCAGATCAACTATCACGGCGTCAAGCAGAGCTTCAGCACCGAGAACGCGAACGATCGCCCGCACGTGATCGACATCCGGCTGGTGAGCGGTCCGTTCCGGCGCCTTCACGGCACCTGGCGCTTTCTGCCGCTGGGGGATGCGGCGTGCAAGATCGACTTCCGCCTGGAGTACGAGTTTTCGAGCAAGGTCCTGGAGAAGCTGGTCGGCCCGGTGTTCAGCCACATCGCCAACACGTTCGTCGATGCGTTTACCCGTCGCGCCGAACAGATCTACCCCGGATGA
- the smpB gene encoding SsrA-binding protein SmpB — MSIVQNKKAFHDYFIEDRFEAGIALEGWEVKAIRAGRAQLKEAYVVIRSEEIYLIGSHITPLLAASTHVAPDATRTRKLLLRGEEIRRLIGKVERAGYTLVPLDLHYSRGRVKLAIGLAKGKKQHDKRQAEREREWQRDKQRLMRNK; from the coding sequence ATGAGCATCGTACAAAACAAGAAAGCTTTTCACGACTACTTCATCGAGGACCGCTTCGAGGCCGGCATCGCGCTCGAAGGCTGGGAGGTCAAGGCGATTCGTGCGGGTCGCGCACAACTCAAGGAAGCGTACGTCGTGATCCGCAGCGAGGAGATCTACCTCATCGGCAGTCACATCACGCCGCTGCTCGCGGCATCGACGCACGTCGCGCCCGATGCCACGCGCACCCGCAAGCTCCTGCTGCGTGGCGAGGAGATCCGCCGCCTGATCGGCAAGGTGGAGCGCGCGGGATACACGCTGGTCCCGCTCGACCTGCACTACAGCCGTGGTCGCGTGAAACTGGCGATCGGGCTTGCCAAGGGCAAGAAACAGCACGACAAGCGTCAGGCGGAACGCGAACGCGAATGGCAGCGCGACAAGCAGCGACTCATGCGAAACAAGTGA
- a CDS encoding HlyD family type I secretion periplasmic adaptor subunit, producing MRASTSLDENIKRLKTAIAGNKREEAVLRERLQKNLEIQRMHESLREGNYVPKLKVLETQRDRLQTERDLEQLLNTSSQLQREIAKLEADRAAFSRDWREKVMEELVVVKRDRDAAADQLKAERKTELTVVTAPANGVVQELAKRSVGSVLKEAEPLLTLVPLDAPLEAEVQIDARYISYLRVGDPARIKLDAFPFQQYGVIKGRVRTVSEDSFVRPQGAAEEQDAGREAFYLARVTLEDKKLEGVPADIRFLPGMTLTAEVVFGDRTVMSYLLYPVIRSLDEGLRSP from the coding sequence ATGCGAGCCTCGACCTCGCTCGACGAGAACATCAAGCGGCTCAAGACCGCTATCGCCGGCAACAAGCGCGAGGAGGCCGTGCTGCGCGAGCGCCTGCAGAAGAACCTCGAGATCCAGCGCATGCACGAGTCCTTGCGCGAGGGTAACTACGTGCCGAAGCTCAAGGTGCTGGAAACCCAGCGTGATCGGCTGCAGACTGAGCGCGATCTCGAGCAACTCTTGAACACCTCGAGCCAGCTCCAGCGCGAGATCGCCAAGCTGGAGGCCGACCGCGCTGCCTTCTCCCGTGACTGGCGCGAGAAGGTGATGGAAGAGCTGGTGGTAGTGAAGCGCGATCGCGATGCCGCGGCCGATCAGCTCAAGGCCGAGCGCAAGACCGAGCTCACGGTGGTGACGGCGCCGGCCAACGGGGTGGTGCAGGAGCTCGCCAAGCGCTCGGTGGGGTCAGTGCTGAAGGAAGCGGAGCCGCTGCTAACCTTGGTCCCGCTCGACGCACCGCTGGAAGCCGAGGTGCAGATCGACGCGCGCTACATCAGCTATCTGCGCGTCGGCGACCCGGCGCGCATCAAGCTCGACGCGTTTCCGTTCCAGCAGTATGGCGTCATCAAGGGCCGCGTGCGCACGGTGAGCGAGGACTCCTTCGTGCGGCCTCAAGGCGCGGCAGAAGAACAGGACGCCGGCCGTGAGGCGTTCTACCTCGCGCGTGTGACGCTGGAGGACAAGAAGCTGGAAGGCGTGCCGGCGGACATTCGCTTCCTGCCCGGCATGACGCTCACCGCGGAAGTCGTCTTCGGCGACCGCACCGTCATGTCCTATCTGCTCTACCCGGTGATCCGCTCCCTCGACGAGGGGTTGCGCAGCCCGTAG
- a CDS encoding bacterial transcriptional activator domain-containing protein, which yields MPGVGPRVEYERLRHAGRRCYEQALTLYRAPFLSQEDDVPWSLPLRENLHVKLVSRILAWAGQAEENTQMETALSLYQRGLETDDLVEDFYRGLMRSYSKREEWSAAIKVYRRCQKVLSARMGVEPSSATKRLYMSVLESSQTEDAK from the coding sequence TTGCCAGGAGTTGGACCGCGTGTTGAGTATGAACGACTCAGACATGCTGGACGAAGATGCTATGAACAGGCGCTCACGCTCTACCGCGCGCCGTTTCTGAGTCAAGAGGACGACGTGCCGTGGTCTCTCCCCCTGCGCGAGAACCTACATGTGAAGCTGGTCTCTCGTATCCTGGCTTGGGCTGGCCAGGCCGAAGAGAACACCCAGATGGAAACCGCCCTGTCCCTCTACCAACGTGGCCTGGAGACCGACGACCTCGTGGAAGACTTCTACCGCGGCTTGATGCGCAGCTACTCGAAACGCGAGGAATGGTCCGCAGCGATTAAGGTTTATCGGCGATGCCAAAAGGTCCTGTCCGCGAGGATGGGAGTCGAGCCCTCGTCGGCAACGAAGAGACTTTACATGTCGGTTCTGGAATCCAGCCAGACCGAAGATGCTAAATAG